The Cyclopterus lumpus isolate fCycLum1 chromosome 6, fCycLum1.pri, whole genome shotgun sequence genome contains a region encoding:
- the rnf141 gene encoding RING finger protein 141 isoform X1: MGQQLSGQAVMTRLPEKLVKHAGLVRDSGYLTYEEFLARVSELNDVTAKLATGQQKHLLFEVQPGSDATALWKVAVRVLCTKINKEIGTMEASRIMNLYQFIQLYRDITSQAAEVLSAEGATEGSSAQLPSTDSCQASMWMGRVKQLTDEEECCICMDGKADLILPCAHSFCQKCIDKWSGQSRNCPICRLQVTAANDSWVMSDFPTEDDIAGYILNLADEAGHPHRP, from the exons aTGGGCCAGCAGCTCTCAGGTCAGGCGGTGATGACCCGTCTGCCTGAGAAGCTGGTGAAACACGCCGGGTTGGTGCGTGACAGCGGCTACCTGACCTACGAGGAGTTTCTGGCGAGGGTGTCCGAACTTAACGACGT TACGGCCAAGCTAGCTACTGGACAGCAGAAGCACCTGCTGTTTGAGGTGCAGCCAGGATCCGATGCCACGGCCTTGTGGAAGGTGGCTGTCAGAGTCCTCTGCACCAAG ATCAACAAAGAGATCGGCACGATGGAGGCGTCGCGCATCATGAACCTGTACCAGTTCATCCAGCTGTACCGAGACATCACCAGCCAGGCCGCTGAGGTGCTGTCTGCAGAGGGCGCCACCGAGGGCTCGTCCGCCCAGCTGCCCTCCACCGACTCCTGCCAGGCCAGCATGTGGATGGgcag AGTGAAGCAGCTGACCGACGAGGAGGAGTGCTGCATCTGCATGGACggaaaggccgacctcattctGCCCTGCGCTCACAGCTTCTGCCAGAAGTGCATCGATAAATg GAGCGGGCAGAGCCGGAACTGTCCCATATGCCGCCTGCAGGTGACCGCTGCCAACGACTCGTGGGTAATGTCTGATTTCCCCACGGAGGACGACATCGCCGGCTACATCCTCAACCTGGCGGACGAGGCGGGGCACCCACACAggccttaa
- the rnf141 gene encoding RING finger protein 141 isoform X2, whose product MGQQLSGQAVMTRLPEKLVKHAGLVRDSGYLTYEEFLARVSELNDVTAKLATGQQKHLLFEVQPGSDATALWKVAVRVLCTKINKEIGTMEASRIMNLYQFIQLYRDITSQAAEVLSAEGATEGSSAQLPSTDSCQASMWMGRCVCVHMQWSLISEAADRRGGVLHLHGRKGRPHSALRSQLLPEVHR is encoded by the exons aTGGGCCAGCAGCTCTCAGGTCAGGCGGTGATGACCCGTCTGCCTGAGAAGCTGGTGAAACACGCCGGGTTGGTGCGTGACAGCGGCTACCTGACCTACGAGGAGTTTCTGGCGAGGGTGTCCGAACTTAACGACGT TACGGCCAAGCTAGCTACTGGACAGCAGAAGCACCTGCTGTTTGAGGTGCAGCCAGGATCCGATGCCACGGCCTTGTGGAAGGTGGCTGTCAGAGTCCTCTGCACCAAG ATCAACAAAGAGATCGGCACGATGGAGGCGTCGCGCATCATGAACCTGTACCAGTTCATCCAGCTGTACCGAGACATCACCAGCCAGGCCGCTGAGGTGCTGTCTGCAGAGGGCGCCACCGAGGGCTCGTCCGCCCAGCTGCCCTCCACCGACTCCTGCCAGGCCAGCATGTGGATGGgcaggtgcgtgtgtgtgcacatgcagtgGTCCCTCATC AGTGAAGCAGCTGACCGACGAGGAGGAGTGCTGCATCTGCATGGACggaaaggccgacctcattctGCCCTGCGCTCACAGCTTCTGCCAGAAGTGCATCGATAA
- the ampd3b gene encoding AMP deaminase 3b isoform X4, translating into MAKVTAEETPRLFQRLSMSEVDERVRLRAEKVYASALKEEDTKDALSLFNVPEDCPIGLHEDRERALQRELAAQHSQESAKKKKSFKLKRSQSVSSHVPDDVDWAQSLASPVFDPTTQEAFPEEDFPDFQRVTISGDYCAGITVEDYEQAAKSLLGALFIREKYSRLAYHTFPRTAARFLRNAENQKWREEDEIMPDIWPFPRGGEDPYSTEGIPEDLNYELQMKDGIVNVYDDAEALEQQRPHNLPYPDLETFAIDLSHVLAMIADGPTKTYCHRRLNFLASKFYLHEMMNEMAELKELKCVPHRDFYNVRKVDTHIHAAACMNQKHLLKFIKTTYQTQADRVVLEKGGQKFTLKEVFDNLNMDPYDLTVDSLDVHAGRQTFHRFDKFNSKYNPVGASELREIYLKSDNYIEGDYFARLIKEVAKELEESKYQHAEPRLSIYGRAASEWESLATWFIQHKIHSPNMRWMIQVPRIYDIFKSKKIIPNYAKMLENIFLPLFEATVNPQKHKATHVFLKYVTGFDSVDDESKHSDHMFSYKSPKPEAWTTDDNPPYTYYLFYMYANIMVLNNLRKERGLNTFQFRPHCGEAGSITHLVSAFLTADNISHGLNLKKSPVLQYLYYLAQVPIAMSPLSNNSLFLQYSKNPLREFLQKGLCVSLSTDDPMQFHYTKEALMEEYAIAAQLWKLSTCDLCEIARNSVLQSGLSHQDKKHFIGSNYLQDGPQGNDIRRTNVAQIRVAYRHETLCNELSFLVDAVKTDVETTIPE; encoded by the exons ATGGCCAAAGTCACAGCGGAAG AAACGCCACGGCTCTTCCAAAGGCTGTCGATGAGCGAGGTGGATGAGCGGGTGCGCCTGCGAGCGGAGAAGGTGTACGCCTCGGCCCTGAAAGAGGAGGACACCAAGGACGCCCTGTCCCTGTTCAACGTGCCGGAGGACTGTCCCATCGGCCTGCACGAGGACCGGGAGCGGGCGCTGCAGAGGGAGCTGGCGGCGCAGCACTCCCAGGAGTCGGCGAAGAA GAAGAAGAGTTTCAAGTTGAAGCGTTCGCAGTCGGTGTCTTCGCATGTGCCCGACGACGTCGACTGGGCCCAGTCTTTGGCGTCCCCGGTGTTCGACCCGACGACGCAAGAAGCTTTTCCCGAAGAGGACTTTCCAGACTTCCAGAGAGTAACCATCAGTGGAGATTACTGCGCGGGG ATCACAGTTGAGGATTATGAGCAGGCAGCCAAAAGCCTCCTCGGGGCCTTGTTCATCAGGGAGAAGTACTCCAGACTGGCCTACCACACCTTCCCCAGGACCGCGGCCCGATTCCTCCGCAACGCCGAGAATCAGAAGTGGCGTGAGGAGGATGAGATCATGCCAG ACATCTGGCCTTTCCCTCGTGGAGGGGAGGACCCGTACTCCACGGAGGGTATTCCCGAGGACCTGAACTACGAGCTGCAGATGAAGGACGGCATAGTTAATGTTTACGACGACGCCGAGGCCCTGGAACAACAGCGGCCCCACAACCTGCCTTACCCCGACCTCGAGACCTTTGCCATCGACCTGAGCCACGTCCTCGCGATGATAGCCGACGGCCCCAC GAAAACCTACTGTCACAGACGGTTGAACTTCTTGGCCTCTAAATTCTACCTCCACGAAATGATGAATGAAATGGCGGAGCTAAAAGAGCTGAAGTGTGTTCCACACAGAGACTTCTACAACGTCAGGAAG GTGGACACGCACATACACGCTGCAGCTTGCATGAACCAGAAGCATCTGCTGAAATTCATAAAGACCACGTACCAGACGCAGGCGGACCGCGTGGTCTTGGAGAAGGGCGGCCAGAAGTTCACGCTCAAGGAAGTCTTCGACAACCTCAACATGGACCCCTACGACCTCACCGTGGACTCTCTGGACGTGCACGCT GGAAGACAAACATTTCACCGCTTCGACAAGTTCAACTCCAAATACAACCCGGTGGGAGCCAGCGAGCTGCGAGAGATATACTTGAAGTCAGACAACTACATCGAAGGGGACTACTTTGCACGTCTCATCAAG GAAGTGGccaaagagctggaggagagcaagTACCAGCACGCCGAGCCACGCCTGTCCATTTACGGCCGCGCCGCCAGCGAGTGGGAGAGCCTGGCGACCTGGTTCATCCAGCATAAGATCCACTCACCCAACATGAGATGGATGATCCAAGTTCCCAGGATCTA TGACATTTTCAAGTCAAAGAAAATTATACCAAACTACGCCAAGATGCTGGAGAACATTTTCCTCCCACTCTTCGAGGCTACAGTTAATCCCCAAAAGCACAAAGCAACTCACGTTTTCTTAAAATAT GTGACAGGATTCGACAGCGTGGACGACGAGTCCAAACACAGCGACCACATGTTCTCTTACAAAAGCCCCAAGCCTGAGGCGTGGACCACAGACGACAACCCTCCCTACACCTACTACCTGTTCTACATGTACGCCAACATCATGGTGCTCAACAACCTGCGCAA GGAGCGAGGACTCAACACCTTCCAGTTTCGTCCCCACTGTGGCGAGGCCGGATCCATCACCCACCTGGTCTCCGCCTTCCTCACGGCGGACAACATCTCCCATGGACTCAACCTCAAGAAG agtccAGTGCTGCAGTACCTGTACTACCTGGCCCAGGTCCCGATCGCCATGTCCCCGCTGAGCAACAACAGCCTGTTCCTGCAGTACTCTAAGAACCCGCTACGAGAGTTCCTGCAGAAAGGCCTGTGTGTGTCGCTGTCCACTGACGACCCCATGCAGTTCCATTACACCAAG GAGGCGCTGATGGAGGAGTACGCCATCGCGGCCCAGCTGTGGAAGCTGAGCACCTGTGATTTGTGCGAGATAGCCAGAAACAGTGTGTTGCAGAGCGGACTCTCGCATCAG gacaagaaacacttcattGGTTCAAACTACCTGCAGGACGGACCGCAGGGCAACGACATCCGGCGGACAAACGTGGCACAAATCCGCGTGGCCTACCGCCACGAGACTCTGTGCAACGAGCTCAGTTTTCTGGTGGACGCGGTGAAGACGGATGTTGAGACCACCATACCCGAGTGA
- the ampd3b gene encoding AMP deaminase 3b isoform X3, which translates to MKDAGQGRPRGCSAVPGETPRLFQRLSMSEVDERVRLRAEKVYASALKEEDTKDALSLFNVPEDCPIGLHEDRERALQRELAAQHSQESAKKKKSFKLKRSQSVSSHVPDDVDWAQSLASPVFDPTTQEAFPEEDFPDFQRVTISGDYCAGITVEDYEQAAKSLLGALFIREKYSRLAYHTFPRTAARFLRNAENQKWREEDEIMPDIWPFPRGGEDPYSTEGIPEDLNYELQMKDGIVNVYDDAEALEQQRPHNLPYPDLETFAIDLSHVLAMIADGPTKTYCHRRLNFLASKFYLHEMMNEMAELKELKCVPHRDFYNVRKVDTHIHAAACMNQKHLLKFIKTTYQTQADRVVLEKGGQKFTLKEVFDNLNMDPYDLTVDSLDVHAGRQTFHRFDKFNSKYNPVGASELREIYLKSDNYIEGDYFARLIKEVAKELEESKYQHAEPRLSIYGRAASEWESLATWFIQHKIHSPNMRWMIQVPRIYDIFKSKKIIPNYAKMLENIFLPLFEATVNPQKHKATHVFLKYVTGFDSVDDESKHSDHMFSYKSPKPEAWTTDDNPPYTYYLFYMYANIMVLNNLRKERGLNTFQFRPHCGEAGSITHLVSAFLTADNISHGLNLKKSPVLQYLYYLAQVPIAMSPLSNNSLFLQYSKNPLREFLQKGLCVSLSTDDPMQFHYTKEALMEEYAIAAQLWKLSTCDLCEIARNSVLQSGLSHQDKKHFIGSNYLQDGPQGNDIRRTNVAQIRVAYRHETLCNELSFLVDAVKTDVETTIPE; encoded by the exons ATGAAGGATGCGGGTCAAGGTCGTCCAAGAGGCTGCTCAGCTGTTCCAGGAG AAACGCCACGGCTCTTCCAAAGGCTGTCGATGAGCGAGGTGGATGAGCGGGTGCGCCTGCGAGCGGAGAAGGTGTACGCCTCGGCCCTGAAAGAGGAGGACACCAAGGACGCCCTGTCCCTGTTCAACGTGCCGGAGGACTGTCCCATCGGCCTGCACGAGGACCGGGAGCGGGCGCTGCAGAGGGAGCTGGCGGCGCAGCACTCCCAGGAGTCGGCGAAGAA GAAGAAGAGTTTCAAGTTGAAGCGTTCGCAGTCGGTGTCTTCGCATGTGCCCGACGACGTCGACTGGGCCCAGTCTTTGGCGTCCCCGGTGTTCGACCCGACGACGCAAGAAGCTTTTCCCGAAGAGGACTTTCCAGACTTCCAGAGAGTAACCATCAGTGGAGATTACTGCGCGGGG ATCACAGTTGAGGATTATGAGCAGGCAGCCAAAAGCCTCCTCGGGGCCTTGTTCATCAGGGAGAAGTACTCCAGACTGGCCTACCACACCTTCCCCAGGACCGCGGCCCGATTCCTCCGCAACGCCGAGAATCAGAAGTGGCGTGAGGAGGATGAGATCATGCCAG ACATCTGGCCTTTCCCTCGTGGAGGGGAGGACCCGTACTCCACGGAGGGTATTCCCGAGGACCTGAACTACGAGCTGCAGATGAAGGACGGCATAGTTAATGTTTACGACGACGCCGAGGCCCTGGAACAACAGCGGCCCCACAACCTGCCTTACCCCGACCTCGAGACCTTTGCCATCGACCTGAGCCACGTCCTCGCGATGATAGCCGACGGCCCCAC GAAAACCTACTGTCACAGACGGTTGAACTTCTTGGCCTCTAAATTCTACCTCCACGAAATGATGAATGAAATGGCGGAGCTAAAAGAGCTGAAGTGTGTTCCACACAGAGACTTCTACAACGTCAGGAAG GTGGACACGCACATACACGCTGCAGCTTGCATGAACCAGAAGCATCTGCTGAAATTCATAAAGACCACGTACCAGACGCAGGCGGACCGCGTGGTCTTGGAGAAGGGCGGCCAGAAGTTCACGCTCAAGGAAGTCTTCGACAACCTCAACATGGACCCCTACGACCTCACCGTGGACTCTCTGGACGTGCACGCT GGAAGACAAACATTTCACCGCTTCGACAAGTTCAACTCCAAATACAACCCGGTGGGAGCCAGCGAGCTGCGAGAGATATACTTGAAGTCAGACAACTACATCGAAGGGGACTACTTTGCACGTCTCATCAAG GAAGTGGccaaagagctggaggagagcaagTACCAGCACGCCGAGCCACGCCTGTCCATTTACGGCCGCGCCGCCAGCGAGTGGGAGAGCCTGGCGACCTGGTTCATCCAGCATAAGATCCACTCACCCAACATGAGATGGATGATCCAAGTTCCCAGGATCTA TGACATTTTCAAGTCAAAGAAAATTATACCAAACTACGCCAAGATGCTGGAGAACATTTTCCTCCCACTCTTCGAGGCTACAGTTAATCCCCAAAAGCACAAAGCAACTCACGTTTTCTTAAAATAT GTGACAGGATTCGACAGCGTGGACGACGAGTCCAAACACAGCGACCACATGTTCTCTTACAAAAGCCCCAAGCCTGAGGCGTGGACCACAGACGACAACCCTCCCTACACCTACTACCTGTTCTACATGTACGCCAACATCATGGTGCTCAACAACCTGCGCAA GGAGCGAGGACTCAACACCTTCCAGTTTCGTCCCCACTGTGGCGAGGCCGGATCCATCACCCACCTGGTCTCCGCCTTCCTCACGGCGGACAACATCTCCCATGGACTCAACCTCAAGAAG agtccAGTGCTGCAGTACCTGTACTACCTGGCCCAGGTCCCGATCGCCATGTCCCCGCTGAGCAACAACAGCCTGTTCCTGCAGTACTCTAAGAACCCGCTACGAGAGTTCCTGCAGAAAGGCCTGTGTGTGTCGCTGTCCACTGACGACCCCATGCAGTTCCATTACACCAAG GAGGCGCTGATGGAGGAGTACGCCATCGCGGCCCAGCTGTGGAAGCTGAGCACCTGTGATTTGTGCGAGATAGCCAGAAACAGTGTGTTGCAGAGCGGACTCTCGCATCAG gacaagaaacacttcattGGTTCAAACTACCTGCAGGACGGACCGCAGGGCAACGACATCCGGCGGACAAACGTGGCACAAATCCGCGTGGCCTACCGCCACGAGACTCTGTGCAACGAGCTCAGTTTTCTGGTGGACGCGGTGAAGACGGATGTTGAGACCACCATACCCGAGTGA
- the ampd3b gene encoding AMP deaminase 3b isoform X1, whose protein sequence is MKAEILDSPGREKHGQSHSGRLLVAERVSLMKDAGQGRPRGCSAVPGETPRLFQRLSMSEVDERVRLRAEKVYASALKEEDTKDALSLFNVPEDCPIGLHEDRERALQRELAAQHSQESAKKKKSFKLKRSQSVSSHVPDDVDWAQSLASPVFDPTTQEAFPEEDFPDFQRVTISGDYCAGITVEDYEQAAKSLLGALFIREKYSRLAYHTFPRTAARFLRNAENQKWREEDEIMPDIWPFPRGGEDPYSTEGIPEDLNYELQMKDGIVNVYDDAEALEQQRPHNLPYPDLETFAIDLSHVLAMIADGPTKTYCHRRLNFLASKFYLHEMMNEMAELKELKCVPHRDFYNVRKVDTHIHAAACMNQKHLLKFIKTTYQTQADRVVLEKGGQKFTLKEVFDNLNMDPYDLTVDSLDVHAGRQTFHRFDKFNSKYNPVGASELREIYLKSDNYIEGDYFARLIKEVAKELEESKYQHAEPRLSIYGRAASEWESLATWFIQHKIHSPNMRWMIQVPRIYDIFKSKKIIPNYAKMLENIFLPLFEATVNPQKHKATHVFLKYVTGFDSVDDESKHSDHMFSYKSPKPEAWTTDDNPPYTYYLFYMYANIMVLNNLRKERGLNTFQFRPHCGEAGSITHLVSAFLTADNISHGLNLKKSPVLQYLYYLAQVPIAMSPLSNNSLFLQYSKNPLREFLQKGLCVSLSTDDPMQFHYTKEALMEEYAIAAQLWKLSTCDLCEIARNSVLQSGLSHQDKKHFIGSNYLQDGPQGNDIRRTNVAQIRVAYRHETLCNELSFLVDAVKTDVETTIPE, encoded by the exons ATGAAAGCTGAAATACTTGACTCGCCAGGCAGAGAAAAACATGGCCAAAGTCACAGCGGAAG ACTCCTTGTTGCGGAACGGGTTTCTCTAATGAAGGATGCGGGTCAAGGTCGTCCAAGAGGCTGCTCAGCTGTTCCAGGAG AAACGCCACGGCTCTTCCAAAGGCTGTCGATGAGCGAGGTGGATGAGCGGGTGCGCCTGCGAGCGGAGAAGGTGTACGCCTCGGCCCTGAAAGAGGAGGACACCAAGGACGCCCTGTCCCTGTTCAACGTGCCGGAGGACTGTCCCATCGGCCTGCACGAGGACCGGGAGCGGGCGCTGCAGAGGGAGCTGGCGGCGCAGCACTCCCAGGAGTCGGCGAAGAA GAAGAAGAGTTTCAAGTTGAAGCGTTCGCAGTCGGTGTCTTCGCATGTGCCCGACGACGTCGACTGGGCCCAGTCTTTGGCGTCCCCGGTGTTCGACCCGACGACGCAAGAAGCTTTTCCCGAAGAGGACTTTCCAGACTTCCAGAGAGTAACCATCAGTGGAGATTACTGCGCGGGG ATCACAGTTGAGGATTATGAGCAGGCAGCCAAAAGCCTCCTCGGGGCCTTGTTCATCAGGGAGAAGTACTCCAGACTGGCCTACCACACCTTCCCCAGGACCGCGGCCCGATTCCTCCGCAACGCCGAGAATCAGAAGTGGCGTGAGGAGGATGAGATCATGCCAG ACATCTGGCCTTTCCCTCGTGGAGGGGAGGACCCGTACTCCACGGAGGGTATTCCCGAGGACCTGAACTACGAGCTGCAGATGAAGGACGGCATAGTTAATGTTTACGACGACGCCGAGGCCCTGGAACAACAGCGGCCCCACAACCTGCCTTACCCCGACCTCGAGACCTTTGCCATCGACCTGAGCCACGTCCTCGCGATGATAGCCGACGGCCCCAC GAAAACCTACTGTCACAGACGGTTGAACTTCTTGGCCTCTAAATTCTACCTCCACGAAATGATGAATGAAATGGCGGAGCTAAAAGAGCTGAAGTGTGTTCCACACAGAGACTTCTACAACGTCAGGAAG GTGGACACGCACATACACGCTGCAGCTTGCATGAACCAGAAGCATCTGCTGAAATTCATAAAGACCACGTACCAGACGCAGGCGGACCGCGTGGTCTTGGAGAAGGGCGGCCAGAAGTTCACGCTCAAGGAAGTCTTCGACAACCTCAACATGGACCCCTACGACCTCACCGTGGACTCTCTGGACGTGCACGCT GGAAGACAAACATTTCACCGCTTCGACAAGTTCAACTCCAAATACAACCCGGTGGGAGCCAGCGAGCTGCGAGAGATATACTTGAAGTCAGACAACTACATCGAAGGGGACTACTTTGCACGTCTCATCAAG GAAGTGGccaaagagctggaggagagcaagTACCAGCACGCCGAGCCACGCCTGTCCATTTACGGCCGCGCCGCCAGCGAGTGGGAGAGCCTGGCGACCTGGTTCATCCAGCATAAGATCCACTCACCCAACATGAGATGGATGATCCAAGTTCCCAGGATCTA TGACATTTTCAAGTCAAAGAAAATTATACCAAACTACGCCAAGATGCTGGAGAACATTTTCCTCCCACTCTTCGAGGCTACAGTTAATCCCCAAAAGCACAAAGCAACTCACGTTTTCTTAAAATAT GTGACAGGATTCGACAGCGTGGACGACGAGTCCAAACACAGCGACCACATGTTCTCTTACAAAAGCCCCAAGCCTGAGGCGTGGACCACAGACGACAACCCTCCCTACACCTACTACCTGTTCTACATGTACGCCAACATCATGGTGCTCAACAACCTGCGCAA GGAGCGAGGACTCAACACCTTCCAGTTTCGTCCCCACTGTGGCGAGGCCGGATCCATCACCCACCTGGTCTCCGCCTTCCTCACGGCGGACAACATCTCCCATGGACTCAACCTCAAGAAG agtccAGTGCTGCAGTACCTGTACTACCTGGCCCAGGTCCCGATCGCCATGTCCCCGCTGAGCAACAACAGCCTGTTCCTGCAGTACTCTAAGAACCCGCTACGAGAGTTCCTGCAGAAAGGCCTGTGTGTGTCGCTGTCCACTGACGACCCCATGCAGTTCCATTACACCAAG GAGGCGCTGATGGAGGAGTACGCCATCGCGGCCCAGCTGTGGAAGCTGAGCACCTGTGATTTGTGCGAGATAGCCAGAAACAGTGTGTTGCAGAGCGGACTCTCGCATCAG gacaagaaacacttcattGGTTCAAACTACCTGCAGGACGGACCGCAGGGCAACGACATCCGGCGGACAAACGTGGCACAAATCCGCGTGGCCTACCGCCACGAGACTCTGTGCAACGAGCTCAGTTTTCTGGTGGACGCGGTGAAGACGGATGTTGAGACCACCATACCCGAGTGA
- the ampd3b gene encoding AMP deaminase 3b isoform X2 — MKKRDTPLCKQQSTPCLGKETPRLFQRLSMSEVDERVRLRAEKVYASALKEEDTKDALSLFNVPEDCPIGLHEDRERALQRELAAQHSQESAKKKKSFKLKRSQSVSSHVPDDVDWAQSLASPVFDPTTQEAFPEEDFPDFQRVTISGDYCAGITVEDYEQAAKSLLGALFIREKYSRLAYHTFPRTAARFLRNAENQKWREEDEIMPDIWPFPRGGEDPYSTEGIPEDLNYELQMKDGIVNVYDDAEALEQQRPHNLPYPDLETFAIDLSHVLAMIADGPTKTYCHRRLNFLASKFYLHEMMNEMAELKELKCVPHRDFYNVRKVDTHIHAAACMNQKHLLKFIKTTYQTQADRVVLEKGGQKFTLKEVFDNLNMDPYDLTVDSLDVHAGRQTFHRFDKFNSKYNPVGASELREIYLKSDNYIEGDYFARLIKEVAKELEESKYQHAEPRLSIYGRAASEWESLATWFIQHKIHSPNMRWMIQVPRIYDIFKSKKIIPNYAKMLENIFLPLFEATVNPQKHKATHVFLKYVTGFDSVDDESKHSDHMFSYKSPKPEAWTTDDNPPYTYYLFYMYANIMVLNNLRKERGLNTFQFRPHCGEAGSITHLVSAFLTADNISHGLNLKKSPVLQYLYYLAQVPIAMSPLSNNSLFLQYSKNPLREFLQKGLCVSLSTDDPMQFHYTKEALMEEYAIAAQLWKLSTCDLCEIARNSVLQSGLSHQDKKHFIGSNYLQDGPQGNDIRRTNVAQIRVAYRHETLCNELSFLVDAVKTDVETTIPE, encoded by the exons ATGAAGAAAAGGGACACGCCCCTTTGCAAGCAGCAGTCGACGCCATGCCTCGGGAAAG AAACGCCACGGCTCTTCCAAAGGCTGTCGATGAGCGAGGTGGATGAGCGGGTGCGCCTGCGAGCGGAGAAGGTGTACGCCTCGGCCCTGAAAGAGGAGGACACCAAGGACGCCCTGTCCCTGTTCAACGTGCCGGAGGACTGTCCCATCGGCCTGCACGAGGACCGGGAGCGGGCGCTGCAGAGGGAGCTGGCGGCGCAGCACTCCCAGGAGTCGGCGAAGAA GAAGAAGAGTTTCAAGTTGAAGCGTTCGCAGTCGGTGTCTTCGCATGTGCCCGACGACGTCGACTGGGCCCAGTCTTTGGCGTCCCCGGTGTTCGACCCGACGACGCAAGAAGCTTTTCCCGAAGAGGACTTTCCAGACTTCCAGAGAGTAACCATCAGTGGAGATTACTGCGCGGGG ATCACAGTTGAGGATTATGAGCAGGCAGCCAAAAGCCTCCTCGGGGCCTTGTTCATCAGGGAGAAGTACTCCAGACTGGCCTACCACACCTTCCCCAGGACCGCGGCCCGATTCCTCCGCAACGCCGAGAATCAGAAGTGGCGTGAGGAGGATGAGATCATGCCAG ACATCTGGCCTTTCCCTCGTGGAGGGGAGGACCCGTACTCCACGGAGGGTATTCCCGAGGACCTGAACTACGAGCTGCAGATGAAGGACGGCATAGTTAATGTTTACGACGACGCCGAGGCCCTGGAACAACAGCGGCCCCACAACCTGCCTTACCCCGACCTCGAGACCTTTGCCATCGACCTGAGCCACGTCCTCGCGATGATAGCCGACGGCCCCAC GAAAACCTACTGTCACAGACGGTTGAACTTCTTGGCCTCTAAATTCTACCTCCACGAAATGATGAATGAAATGGCGGAGCTAAAAGAGCTGAAGTGTGTTCCACACAGAGACTTCTACAACGTCAGGAAG GTGGACACGCACATACACGCTGCAGCTTGCATGAACCAGAAGCATCTGCTGAAATTCATAAAGACCACGTACCAGACGCAGGCGGACCGCGTGGTCTTGGAGAAGGGCGGCCAGAAGTTCACGCTCAAGGAAGTCTTCGACAACCTCAACATGGACCCCTACGACCTCACCGTGGACTCTCTGGACGTGCACGCT GGAAGACAAACATTTCACCGCTTCGACAAGTTCAACTCCAAATACAACCCGGTGGGAGCCAGCGAGCTGCGAGAGATATACTTGAAGTCAGACAACTACATCGAAGGGGACTACTTTGCACGTCTCATCAAG GAAGTGGccaaagagctggaggagagcaagTACCAGCACGCCGAGCCACGCCTGTCCATTTACGGCCGCGCCGCCAGCGAGTGGGAGAGCCTGGCGACCTGGTTCATCCAGCATAAGATCCACTCACCCAACATGAGATGGATGATCCAAGTTCCCAGGATCTA TGACATTTTCAAGTCAAAGAAAATTATACCAAACTACGCCAAGATGCTGGAGAACATTTTCCTCCCACTCTTCGAGGCTACAGTTAATCCCCAAAAGCACAAAGCAACTCACGTTTTCTTAAAATAT GTGACAGGATTCGACAGCGTGGACGACGAGTCCAAACACAGCGACCACATGTTCTCTTACAAAAGCCCCAAGCCTGAGGCGTGGACCACAGACGACAACCCTCCCTACACCTACTACCTGTTCTACATGTACGCCAACATCATGGTGCTCAACAACCTGCGCAA GGAGCGAGGACTCAACACCTTCCAGTTTCGTCCCCACTGTGGCGAGGCCGGATCCATCACCCACCTGGTCTCCGCCTTCCTCACGGCGGACAACATCTCCCATGGACTCAACCTCAAGAAG agtccAGTGCTGCAGTACCTGTACTACCTGGCCCAGGTCCCGATCGCCATGTCCCCGCTGAGCAACAACAGCCTGTTCCTGCAGTACTCTAAGAACCCGCTACGAGAGTTCCTGCAGAAAGGCCTGTGTGTGTCGCTGTCCACTGACGACCCCATGCAGTTCCATTACACCAAG GAGGCGCTGATGGAGGAGTACGCCATCGCGGCCCAGCTGTGGAAGCTGAGCACCTGTGATTTGTGCGAGATAGCCAGAAACAGTGTGTTGCAGAGCGGACTCTCGCATCAG gacaagaaacacttcattGGTTCAAACTACCTGCAGGACGGACCGCAGGGCAACGACATCCGGCGGACAAACGTGGCACAAATCCGCGTGGCCTACCGCCACGAGACTCTGTGCAACGAGCTCAGTTTTCTGGTGGACGCGGTGAAGACGGATGTTGAGACCACCATACCCGAGTGA